Proteins encoded within one genomic window of Hahella chejuensis KCTC 2396:
- the gyrA gene encoding DNA gyrase subunit A: protein MAELAKEILPVNIEDELKQSYLDYAMSVIVGRALPDARDGLKPVHRRVLFAMNELGNDWNKSYKKSARVVGDVIGKYHPHGDSAVYDTIVRMAQPFSLRYTLVDGQGNFGSIDGDSAAAMRYTEIRMEKIAHEMLADLDKETVDFAPNYDGSEQIPVVLPTKVPNLLVNGSSGIAVGMATNIPPHNLTEVVNGCLAYLDNSDITIDELMEFIPGPDFPTAAIINGRAGILEAYRTGRGRIYIRARYEIEQDKKTSKETIVITEIPYQVNKAKLVEKIAELVKEKKVEGITELRDESSKEGMRVVIELRRGENADVLMNNLFALTPLETVFGINMVALINGEPKLLNLKDCIECFVRHRREVVTRRTIYELRKARERGHILEGQAVALANIDPVIAVIKASSTGAEAKERLMAQGWAPGAVTGMLERAGEDACRPDDLAPEFGLREGLYYLSEVQAQSILDLRLQKLTGLEIEKINDEYRSIIEQIAELLEILQNPERLMAVIREELEAVREEFGDVRVTEITASKRDLTIADLIAEEDMVVTLSHKGYAKTQPLEAYQAQKRGGKGKAATAIRDEDFVEKLLIANSHDTILCFTSHGKLYWLKTYEIPQASRISRGRPIVNILPLAENERITTMLPVREYTADHYVFMATRQGTVKKTPLENFSRPRSSGLIALALDEGDMLIGAAITDGKKDVMLFSSSGKAIRFNEDDVRPMGRTARGVRGIRLAQGQTVVSLIIPQEDAYILTASRKGYGKRTAVSEFPVYGRGGQGVIAIQCSERNGDLVSAVQVISGDQLMLISNQGTLVRTRSDEVSIVGRNTQGVRLIRLSESEDLVGVERIAEPEEDESDFQGEEGEGVEAVDGDDLDSGDAGEEGSEAEE, encoded by the coding sequence ATGGCTGAACTCGCCAAAGAAATACTTCCCGTCAATATTGAAGATGAACTAAAACAATCCTACCTCGACTACGCGATGAGCGTTATCGTCGGCCGTGCTTTGCCGGATGCGCGAGACGGTCTCAAGCCGGTGCACCGCCGCGTTTTGTTTGCGATGAACGAGCTGGGTAATGATTGGAACAAGTCGTACAAGAAATCCGCCCGTGTGGTTGGTGACGTCATCGGTAAATATCACCCTCATGGCGACTCCGCCGTATACGACACCATCGTACGCATGGCGCAGCCATTCTCCCTGCGATACACCTTGGTGGACGGGCAGGGCAACTTCGGCTCCATAGACGGCGATAGCGCAGCAGCGATGCGTTATACGGAAATCCGCATGGAGAAGATCGCCCATGAAATGCTGGCCGATCTCGATAAAGAGACGGTCGACTTCGCCCCTAACTACGATGGCTCAGAGCAGATTCCCGTCGTACTTCCGACCAAGGTTCCCAATCTACTTGTAAATGGGTCCTCAGGCATCGCGGTAGGGATGGCGACGAACATTCCTCCTCATAACCTGACCGAAGTGGTCAATGGATGTCTTGCTTACCTGGATAACAGCGATATAACCATTGATGAGTTGATGGAGTTTATCCCGGGTCCTGACTTCCCCACCGCAGCGATTATTAATGGTCGTGCTGGGATTTTGGAAGCCTACCGCACTGGTCGCGGTCGAATTTATATTCGCGCTCGTTACGAAATTGAACAGGACAAGAAAACCAGTAAGGAAACGATTGTAATTACTGAAATTCCTTACCAGGTTAACAAGGCCAAGCTGGTCGAAAAAATCGCTGAGCTGGTCAAAGAGAAAAAGGTTGAAGGCATCACCGAACTGCGTGATGAGTCCAGCAAGGAAGGCATGAGGGTGGTGATTGAGTTGCGTCGCGGTGAAAACGCGGACGTGCTCATGAATAACCTGTTCGCTCTTACGCCGCTGGAAACCGTATTCGGCATCAACATGGTCGCCTTGATCAATGGCGAGCCCAAACTGCTGAATCTGAAAGATTGCATCGAATGTTTTGTGCGTCATCGCCGTGAAGTGGTGACTCGCCGGACCATATACGAGCTGCGTAAAGCCCGTGAACGTGGCCACATCCTGGAGGGGCAGGCGGTGGCTTTGGCGAATATCGATCCTGTTATCGCCGTAATTAAGGCATCCTCCACTGGCGCGGAAGCCAAAGAGCGTTTGATGGCGCAGGGCTGGGCTCCGGGAGCGGTGACAGGCATGCTGGAGCGCGCAGGCGAAGACGCCTGTCGCCCTGATGATCTGGCTCCTGAGTTTGGTCTGCGTGAGGGTCTGTATTACCTGTCTGAAGTGCAAGCGCAATCCATTCTGGACTTGCGTCTGCAAAAGCTGACCGGGCTGGAAATCGAGAAGATTAACGACGAGTACCGCAGCATCATCGAGCAAATTGCTGAATTGCTGGAAATTTTGCAAAATCCAGAGCGTCTGATGGCTGTCATCCGTGAAGAACTGGAAGCTGTCCGCGAAGAATTTGGCGATGTTCGCGTTACGGAAATTACCGCCTCCAAGCGAGACCTCACGATTGCTGACCTGATCGCTGAAGAAGACATGGTGGTTACGTTGTCTCACAAAGGCTACGCCAAGACCCAGCCGCTGGAAGCCTACCAGGCGCAGAAACGCGGAGGCAAAGGCAAGGCCGCAACGGCGATTCGCGATGAGGATTTTGTTGAAAAGCTACTGATCGCCAATTCTCATGACACGATTTTGTGTTTTACTTCCCACGGCAAACTGTATTGGCTTAAGACCTATGAAATTCCTCAGGCCAGCCGTATTTCGCGTGGACGTCCGATCGTCAACATCCTGCCGCTGGCGGAAAATGAGCGCATCACTACTATGTTGCCGGTGCGTGAGTACACGGCAGATCACTATGTGTTCATGGCGACGCGTCAGGGGACGGTTAAGAAAACGCCTTTGGAGAACTTCTCACGCCCTCGCAGCAGCGGCTTGATCGCTTTGGCGCTGGATGAAGGCGACATGCTGATCGGCGCAGCCATTACCGACGGCAAGAAAGACGTCATGCTGTTCAGCAGCAGCGGCAAAGCCATTCGCTTTAATGAAGATGATGTGCGACCAATGGGGCGTACCGCTCGCGGCGTTAGAGGGATTCGTTTGGCGCAAGGACAAACTGTCGTTTCCCTTATCATTCCGCAAGAAGACGCCTATATCCTCACGGCGAGTCGCAAGGGCTACGGTAAGCGGACCGCAGTATCTGAATTCCCTGTGTACGGGCGTGGAGGTCAGGGCGTTATCGCTATCCAATGCTCTGAACGAAATGGCGACCTGGTGAGCGCTGTGCAGGTAATCAGCGGTGATCAGCTAATGTTGATCAGTAACCAGGGAACGCTGGTGCGGACGCGCTCGGACGAGGTTTCTATCGTCGGAAGAAATACTCAGGGCGTACGATTGATCCGTCTGTCCGAATCGGAAGATTTAGTCGGTGTAGAGCGGATCGCGGAGCCCGAGGAAGACGAGAGCGACTTCCAGGGCGAGGAAGGTGAAGGAGTCGAAGCCGTTGACGGAGACGATCTGGACTCTGGCGACGCAGGTGAGGAAGGCTCCGAGGCGGAAGAATAA
- a CDS encoding CBS domain-containing protein encodes MLRSVKVRDYMTTNLVVFSPETELFEAIHKLLKNSISGAPVVDGRGNLVGMLSEVDCLKSILSGSYYDYESLGGTVAEYMTVDVDVVGPEEDILAVSERFINNRRRRFPVVEEGKLVGQISRKDVLRAVSDFVAPQRFHQSA; translated from the coding sequence ATGCTGCGATCCGTGAAAGTGCGTGATTATATGACAACCAACTTGGTTGTGTTTTCCCCTGAAACAGAGTTGTTTGAAGCGATTCATAAACTCCTTAAAAACAGTATCTCCGGCGCTCCTGTGGTAGATGGCAGGGGAAACCTTGTGGGGATGCTGTCGGAAGTGGACTGCCTGAAAAGTATTCTGAGCGGCAGTTACTATGACTATGAATCTTTGGGCGGCACTGTCGCTGAATATATGACCGTGGATGTGGATGTTGTCGGGCCGGAGGAAGATATTCTGGCGGTGAGTGAGCGCTTCATTAATAATCGCCGGCGTCGGTTTCCTGTGGTTGAAGAGGGAAAATTGGTGGGGCAGATCAGTCGTAAGGACGTACTGCGCGCTGTTTCAGACTTCGTCGCCCCTCAGCGGTTTCATCAGTCTGCCTGA
- the purU gene encoding formyltetrahydrofolate deformylase, producing MERTYRLVIACPDRVGIVAKVTTFLATYNGWLTEASHHSDPTNGWFYMRNEIKASSLPFDLNSFRIAFEPIAREFQMCWHVADSQQPKRIVLMASKESHCLADLLHRWHAKEMDGEIVGVISNHDDLRRMVEWHDIPYYHVPVDPDDKSVAFAEVERLVDALDAEVIVLARYMQILPPELCDRYTGRIINIHHSFLPSFAGARPYHQAYKRGVKLIGATCHYVTQDLDEGPIIEQDVIRVNHSDTIEDMVRLGKDVEKQVLARGLRYHLEDRVIVHENKTIVFE from the coding sequence ATGGAAAGAACATATCGACTGGTAATCGCCTGCCCTGATCGGGTGGGTATTGTTGCGAAGGTAACCACGTTTCTGGCTACTTATAATGGGTGGCTAACCGAAGCGAGCCATCATTCGGACCCGACCAACGGTTGGTTCTATATGCGGAATGAGATAAAGGCGAGTTCGCTCCCTTTTGATCTGAACTCATTTCGTATTGCGTTCGAACCGATTGCCCGTGAGTTTCAGATGTGCTGGCATGTGGCGGATTCGCAGCAACCCAAGCGAATTGTTCTGATGGCGAGTAAGGAGTCTCACTGTCTGGCGGACTTGTTGCACCGTTGGCACGCAAAGGAGATGGATGGGGAGATCGTCGGAGTTATCTCCAATCATGATGACCTGCGCCGCATGGTGGAGTGGCATGACATTCCCTACTATCACGTGCCGGTGGACCCTGATGACAAGTCCGTCGCATTTGCTGAGGTTGAGCGACTGGTGGATGCTCTGGATGCGGAAGTGATCGTTCTTGCGCGTTACATGCAGATTCTGCCGCCGGAGCTGTGCGACAGATATACGGGACGCATTATCAATATCCATCACAGCTTCCTGCCGTCTTTCGCTGGCGCCCGCCCCTATCATCAGGCGTACAAGCGTGGCGTCAAGCTGATCGGCGCCACCTGCCATTACGTCACTCAGGATCTGGATGAAGGCCCAATTATTGAGCAGGATGTGATCAGGGTGAATCACAGCGACACCATCGAAGACATGGTGCGGCTGGGGAAAGACGTAGAGAAACAAGTGCTTGCCCGGGGCTTGCGCTATCACTTGGAAGACCGGGTGATTGTTCATGAGAACAAGACCATCGTATTTGAATAA